One Oreochromis niloticus isolate F11D_XX linkage group LG16, O_niloticus_UMD_NMBU, whole genome shotgun sequence genomic window carries:
- the LOC109194881 gene encoding putative nuclease HARBI1: protein MAWPFLEEPVDVEAQILRRALRRERVIRARLDILSFPDDFLFERYRFSAQSIIYLNNILGPYIAHVTHRGHSLSSVHIICIALRFFANGSFLYNIGDAEHASKATVCRAVRNVTVALKRLLYSFVVFPDHRPTRFIKEGFHKIAGFPGVIGCIDGTHIPIIAPSVNEGDYVNRKSFHSINVQIICDAANIITNVEAKWPGSVHDSRIFRECTLSTKFGHGEFTGYLLGDRGYPCLPYLLTPYPDPEPGPQQRYNLAHCRTRARVEMTIGMLKARFQCLQRLRVTPERACDIIVACVILHNIATIRGEHCPSEPNIHSDPNHEHPDPPTDIQDGRAVRDTICHNHFL, encoded by the exons ATGGCGTGGCCCTTCCTTGAAGAGCCAGTAGATGTTGAAGCCCAAATTCTCCGCAGAGCTCTCCGCCGGGAGAGAGTGATTAGAGCGCgtttggacattttatcatttcctgATGATTTTCTGTTTGAACGTTACCGTTTTTCAGCACAAtctataatttatttgaataacatccTCGGGCCTTATATTGCTCATGTGACACATCGCGGACATTCTCTCAGTTCTGtacatattatttgtattgcacTTCGTTTTTTTGCAAACGGGAGCTTTCTGTACAATATTGGTGACGCTGAGCACGCTTCCAAGGCTACCGTCTGTCGGGCAGTCAGGAATGTGACAGTTGCACTGAAACGTCTCCTGTACTCGTTTGTGGTGTTCCCCGATCATAGACCCACAAGATTCATCAAAGAGGGATTCCACAAAATTGCAG ggttCCCAGGCGTGATTGGCTGTATAGATGGCACTCACATTCCAATCATTGCCCCTTCAGTAAATGAAGGAGACTATGTGAACAGGAAGTCTTTCCACAGCATTAATGTACAG ATCATATGTGATGCTGCCAACATTATCACAAATGTGGAAGCCAAGTGGCCAGGCTCTGTTCATGACTCACGAATTTTTCGTGAATGTACACTGAGCACAAAATTTGGACATG GAGAGTTCACTGGCTACTTGCTTGGTGATAGGGGGTATCCATGTTTACCCTATTTGCTTACCCCTTACCCTGACCCTGAACCGGGCCCACAGCAGCGATATAATCTGGCTCATTGCAGGACAAGAGCCAGAGTTGAAATGACTATCGGAATGCTTAAGGCCCGGTTCCAGTGCCTTCAAAGACTCAGGGTCACCCCAGAAAGGGCATGTGACATTATTGTGGCATGTGTGATTCTTCACAACATTGCCACAATTAGAGGAGAACACTGTCCTTCTGAACCAAACATCCACAGTGATCCAAACCATGAACATCCTGACCCTCCCACGGACATACAAGATGGAAGAGCAGTCAGAGACACCATATGTCACAATCATTTCCTTTGA